The Salinispora tropica CNB-440 genome has a window encoding:
- a CDS encoding 3-hydroxybutyrate dehydrogenase: MTADPRRTAPHVVQVDLTGRTALVTGGGSGIGRTCARRLGAAGATVVVVDRDIAAARTVAADVGGRAVGADLADPETVNRLDTKVDIVVNNAGLQHVAPIPEFAVERFEYLHRVMVEAPFLVIRRALPHMYAAGWGRIVNISSVHGLRASPYKAAYVSAKHALEGLSKVVALEGAAHGVTANCVNPAYVRTPLVQSQIADQAASHGIPESEVVEKIMLGRAAIKRLLEPEEVAELVAYLCSPPAAFITGASIALDGGWTAN; the protein is encoded by the coding sequence ATGACGGCAGATCCGAGGAGGACGGCCCCCCACGTCGTACAGGTCGATCTCACCGGTCGAACCGCCCTGGTGACCGGAGGCGGCAGCGGCATCGGGCGGACGTGTGCGCGACGACTCGGCGCGGCCGGCGCCACCGTGGTGGTGGTGGACCGGGACATCGCTGCCGCCCGGACGGTCGCCGCCGACGTGGGCGGCCGGGCCGTCGGCGCCGACCTGGCGGACCCGGAGACGGTCAACCGCCTCGACACCAAGGTGGACATCGTGGTCAACAACGCCGGACTCCAGCACGTCGCCCCGATCCCGGAGTTCGCCGTGGAACGCTTCGAATACCTGCACCGGGTGATGGTCGAAGCCCCGTTCCTGGTCATCCGCCGGGCCCTGCCGCACATGTACGCCGCAGGCTGGGGACGCATCGTCAACATCTCCTCGGTGCACGGGCTGCGCGCCTCGCCGTACAAGGCGGCGTACGTCTCGGCGAAACACGCCTTGGAGGGTCTGTCCAAGGTAGTCGCGTTGGAGGGCGCCGCGCACGGGGTGACGGCCAACTGCGTCAACCCGGCGTACGTGCGCACCCCGCTGGTGCAGAGCCAGATCGCCGACCAGGCCGCCAGCCACGGCATCCCGGAGTCCGAGGTCGTCGAGAAGATCATGCTGGGCCGTGCGGCCATCAAACGGCTGCTCGAACCGGAGGAGGTGGCCGAGCTGGTGGCGTACCTGTGCTCACCACCGGCGGCGTTCATCACCGGTGCGTCCATCGCTCTCGACGGGGGGTGGACGGCGAACTAG
- the ruvC gene encoding crossover junction endodeoxyribonuclease RuvC encodes MRVLGVDPGLTRCGVGVVEGMPGRPCTLVAYHVVHTDPDDELPLRLLTLDRSLTALVAEHRPDSVAVERVFSQHNVRTVMGTAQASGVAVLAGARAGLPVQTYTPSEVKAAVTGSGQADKAQMTAMVTRLLRLSAPPRPADAADALALAICHVWRGGTRSKLATAADRARRRGGGR; translated from the coding sequence GTGCGCGTGCTCGGCGTTGACCCGGGGCTGACCCGGTGCGGGGTTGGCGTGGTCGAGGGCATGCCGGGGCGCCCCTGCACGTTGGTCGCCTACCACGTCGTCCACACCGATCCCGATGACGAGTTGCCGCTGCGCCTGCTGACCCTGGATCGCTCGCTCACCGCCCTGGTGGCCGAGCACCGGCCGGACAGCGTGGCCGTCGAGCGGGTGTTCAGCCAGCACAATGTCCGCACGGTGATGGGCACCGCCCAGGCCAGCGGGGTCGCCGTTCTCGCCGGGGCGCGGGCGGGCCTTCCGGTGCAGACCTACACTCCGAGCGAGGTGAAGGCGGCGGTGACCGGCTCCGGTCAGGCCGACAAGGCCCAGATGACCGCGATGGTGACGCGGCTGTTGCGGCTGTCCGCCCCGCCCCGCCCGGCGGACGCCGCCGATGCCCTGGCCCTGGCCATCTGCCACGTGTGGCGCGGTGGTACCCGCTCGAAGTTGGCGACCGCCGCCGATCGGGCACGACGACGAGGAGGAGGACGATGA
- the ruvA gene encoding Holliday junction branch migration protein RuvA — MIASVRGVVTATGPDHAVLEVGGVGLAVQCAPGTIADLRVGQPARLATSLVVREDSLTLYGFADDDAKALFELLQTASGVGPRLAQAVLAVHPPEAVRAAIANADTAALTRVPGIGKKGAERLVLELRDRIGPVPVGADSAAGVTTGAWPEQVRQALVGLGWTAAQADQAVTAVAETVDGAVPPVPVLLRQAIRLLGRTR; from the coding sequence ATGATCGCCAGTGTCCGGGGCGTGGTGACCGCGACCGGTCCCGACCACGCCGTCCTGGAGGTCGGCGGGGTGGGCCTGGCGGTGCAGTGCGCGCCGGGCACGATCGCCGACCTGCGGGTGGGCCAGCCGGCCCGCCTCGCCACCAGCCTGGTCGTCCGGGAGGATTCGCTGACCCTCTACGGGTTCGCCGACGACGACGCCAAGGCTCTGTTCGAGCTCCTGCAGACGGCCAGCGGGGTCGGCCCTCGACTGGCCCAGGCCGTCCTCGCGGTGCACCCGCCGGAGGCGGTCCGCGCGGCCATCGCCAACGCCGACACCGCCGCGTTGACCCGGGTGCCGGGCATCGGCAAGAAGGGCGCCGAGCGGCTCGTACTGGAGCTGCGGGACCGGATCGGTCCGGTCCCGGTCGGTGCCGACTCCGCCGCCGGCGTCACGACCGGTGCCTGGCCGGAGCAGGTGCGTCAGGCCCTGGTCGGGCTCGGCTGGACGGCGGCGCAGGCGGATCAGGCGGTCACCGCGGTGGCGGAGACGGTGGACGGGGCGGTGCCCCCGGTGCCGGTCCTGCTCCGACAGGCGATTCGGCTGCTGGGTCGGACCCGATGA
- the ruvB gene encoding Holliday junction branch migration DNA helicase RuvB gives MTGDNLVSAYVSDAERDVEASVRPRRLAEFIAQERVRDQLDLLLQGALRRGSPPDHILLSGPPGLGKTSLANIVAAELGTSIRVTSGPAIERSGDLAAILTSLGEGDVLFIDEVHRIARPAEELLYSAMEDFRVDVVVGKGPGATAIPLDVEPFTLVGATTRAGLLTGPMRDRFGFVAHLDFYSPADLETLLNRSARILGVPITADGAAEISGRARGTPRIANRLLRRVRDFAEVRADGVVTRETAQAALTVYDVDALGLDRLDRAVLTALVDLFRGGPVGLSTLAVAVGEQPDTVEEVCEPFLVRAGLLARTPRGRVATEAAWHHLGRTPANGTFGPDVPPARDLFSVEPDQP, from the coding sequence ATGACGGGTGACAATCTGGTCTCGGCGTATGTGAGCGACGCCGAGCGGGACGTGGAGGCCAGCGTCCGGCCGCGCCGGCTGGCCGAGTTCATCGCGCAGGAGCGGGTCCGGGATCAACTCGACCTGCTGCTCCAGGGCGCGCTACGCCGAGGCAGTCCGCCCGATCACATCCTCCTGTCGGGCCCGCCGGGGCTGGGTAAGACCAGCCTCGCCAATATCGTCGCCGCCGAGTTGGGCACGAGTATCCGGGTGACCAGCGGACCGGCGATCGAGCGTTCCGGTGACCTGGCGGCCATCCTGACCAGTCTCGGTGAGGGGGATGTGCTCTTCATCGACGAGGTGCACCGGATCGCCCGGCCGGCGGAGGAACTCCTCTACAGCGCGATGGAGGACTTCCGGGTTGACGTGGTGGTGGGTAAGGGCCCCGGGGCAACAGCCATCCCGCTGGATGTGGAGCCGTTCACCCTGGTTGGCGCGACCACCCGCGCCGGGCTGCTCACCGGCCCGATGCGGGACCGGTTCGGTTTCGTCGCGCACCTGGACTTCTACTCCCCGGCCGACCTGGAGACGCTGCTCAACCGCTCGGCCCGCATCCTCGGTGTGCCGATCACCGCCGACGGCGCGGCCGAGATCTCCGGCCGCGCGCGGGGCACCCCCCGGATCGCGAACCGGTTGCTGCGCCGGGTGCGCGATTTCGCCGAGGTCCGGGCCGACGGCGTGGTCACCCGGGAGACCGCGCAGGCGGCACTCACCGTGTACGACGTGGACGCGTTGGGGCTGGACCGGCTGGACCGAGCGGTGCTCACCGCGCTCGTGGATCTGTTCCGGGGTGGTCCGGTCGGCCTGTCCACGTTGGCGGTGGCGGTGGGGGAGCAGCCGGACACCGTGGAGGAGGTCTGTGAGCCGTTCCTGGTGCGGGCCGGTCTCCTCGCCCGAACACCGCGTGGTCGGGTCGCCACCGAGGCGGCCTGGCACCATCTGGGGCGTACGCCAGCGAATGGTACATTTGGCCCGGATGTCCCTCCCGCGCGTGACCTGTTCTCGGTGGAGCCTGATCAGCCGTGA
- the yajC gene encoding preprotein translocase subunit YajC, with translation MLLAQENSASNFTPILMIVLLFGVMYFMMIRPQQKRRREAANMQSSLGHGDEVVTIGGLYGTVTGVDDETVLLEVAPGVETRYARPAIARVVTKAEQPAEAAVDDADAVKE, from the coding sequence GTGCTTTTGGCACAAGAAAACTCCGCCAGCAACTTCACTCCCATCCTCATGATCGTCCTGCTCTTCGGAGTCATGTACTTCATGATGATCCGTCCGCAGCAGAAGCGGCGTCGGGAAGCGGCGAACATGCAGTCCTCGCTGGGGCACGGTGACGAGGTCGTCACCATCGGCGGGCTGTATGGCACCGTCACCGGTGTGGACGACGAGACGGTGCTGCTGGAGGTCGCCCCCGGCGTGGAGACCCGCTACGCCCGTCCCGCGATTGCACGGGTCGTCACCAAGGCGGAGCAGCCCGCTGAGGCGGCGGTCGACGACGCGGACGCGGTCAAGGAGTAA